The Anolis carolinensis isolate JA03-04 chromosome 2, rAnoCar3.1.pri, whole genome shotgun sequence genome has a window encoding:
- the rpn1 gene encoding dolichyl-diphosphooligosaccharide--protein glycosyltransferase subunit 1 — MEARLGWCLVLLSLCLGGVRSAPELLNEEVKRTVDLGTHLAKVSTELSLANPSSSTPASSFLLALDPGLESHLAYLSVQVKGEEEEENILEVKDAKGKGISGKFFTVKLPSPLAPGAKIRLSIETVFTHVLQPYPTHITQAEKQFVVFEGNHYFYSPYLTKTQTTRIKLASRNVESYTKLGNPSRSEDMIEYGPFKDIPPYSEDLLKVHYENNSPFLTITSMTRVIEVSHWGNIAVEETIDLKHTGAVLKGPFSRYDYQRQPDSGISSVKSFKTILPAAAQDVYYRDEIGNISTSHLLILDDSVEMEIRPRFPLFGGWKTHYIIGYNLPSYEYLFNLGDQYALKMRFVDHVFDEQVTDSLTVKIILPEGAKNIHVDSPYEISRASDELHYTYLDTFGRPVIVAHKNNLVEQHIQDIVVHYTFNKVLMLQEPLLVVGAFYILFFTVILYVRLDFSITKDPAAEARMKVACITEQVLTGVNKRLCLYRLFDEAVNKYKQTRDISTLNSGKKSLETEHKTLTNEIASLQSKLKTEGSDLCDKVSEIQKLDNQVKELVLKSSVEAERLVVGKLKKDTYIENEKIHSQKRLELISKIDNILDAL, encoded by the exons ATGGAGGCGCGCCTGGGCTGGTGCCTCGTCCTCCTCTCGCTGTGCCTCGGAGGGGTCCGGTCCGCCCCGGAGCTGCTCAACGAGGAGGTGAAGCGGACGGTGGACCTAGGCACGCACCTGGCCAAAGTCAGCACGGAGCTGAGCCTGGCCAACCCTTCCTCCTCAACGCcggcctcctccttcctcctggcCCTGGACCCGGGCCTCGAGAGTCACCTGGCCTACCTGTCCGTGCAG GTGAaaggtgaggaagaggaggagaacatTTTGGAAGTGAAGGATGCAAAAGGAAAAGGGATAAG TGGCAAATTCTTCACTGTAAAATTGCCATCTCCCTTGGCTCCAGGTGCAAAAATCCGCTTATCTATTGAAACAGTTTTTACCCATGTCCTGCAGCCTTATCCAACGCATATCACCCAGGCTGAGAAGCAGTTTGTTGTTTTTGAGGGTAATCATTACTTTTACTCTCCATATCTGACCAAGACCCAAACGACCCGTATAAAACTAGCCTCACGAAATGTGGAAAGTTACACCAAACTGGGCAATCCCAGCCGGTCAGAGGACATGATTGAATATGGACCATTCAAGGATATCCCACCATACAGTGAG gACCTGCTTAAAGTGCACTATGAAAATAATAGTCCCTTCCTGACTATCACTAGCATGACTCGGGTCATTGAAGTTTCTCACTGGGGTAATATTGCAGTAGAAGAGACCATTGACTTAAAGCATACAGGAGCTGTGCTCAAGGGCCCTTTCTCTAGATACGACTACCAAAGACAGCCAGACAGTGGAATATCCTCTGTGAAATCTTTTAAG ACTATCCTGCCTGCTGCCGCTCAAGATGTATACTACAGAGATGAAATTGGCAACATATCCACCAGTCACCTTCTCATCTTGGATGACTCTGTGGAAATGGAGATTCGCCCCCGTTTCCCCCTTTTTGGTGGTTGGAAGACACACTATATCATCGGTTATAACCTGCCTAGTTATGAGTATCTTTTTAATCTTG GTGATCAATATGCCTTGAAGATGAGATTTGTTGATCATGTATTCGATGAACAAGTTACAGACTCTCTAACAGTAAAGATAATCCTTCCAGAAGGTGCCAA GAATATCCATGTGGACAGTCCATATGAAATCAGTCGGGCCTCTGATGAGCTGCATTATACTTATTTGGATACATTTGGTCGCCCAGTCATTGTGGCACACAAGAACAACCTTGTTGAGCAGCACATCCAAGATATTGTG GTCCATTATACCTTTAACAAGGTGCTGATGTTGCAAGAACCTCTGCTGGTCGTCGGAGCCTTCTATATCCTATTCTTTACTGTGATTCTCTATGTGAGGCTGGACTTCTCTATCACTAAG GATCCAGCAGCAGAAGCTAGAATGAAAGTGGCCTGTATTACAGAACAGGTTCTCACTGGAGTAAATAAGAGATTATGCCTTTACCGACTTTTTGATGAAGCTGTGAATAAGTACAAACAGACACGGGATATTTCCACCTTAAATAGTGGCAAAAAGTCTCTGGAGACTGAACATAAGACCTTAACCAATGAAATAGCCTCATTGCAGTCTAAGCTGAAGACTGAAGGCTCTGATCTGTGTGACAAA GTGAGTGAAATCCAGAAACTTGATAATCAAGTCAAGGAACTGGTTCTAAAATCTTCTGTGGAAGCGGAACGGTTGGTGGTCGGCAAGCTCAAGAAGGATACATATATAGAAAATGAGAAGATCCATTCTCAGAAGCGTCTGGAGCTGATTAGCAAAATCGACAACATACTTGATGCCCTATAA
- the LOC100558990 gene encoding fibrinogen-like protein 1 isoform X1, whose protein sequence is MKLSSSLCKCFCLSFLLTALLQESETLNSDNPECSQGEGDPPCLSSLVAMPPPLLEKGCDGLGSCRLHVLMPEEPVIPEEIQDVPTGEQQMEFKQVMKHAGDPNKQGSSKARTLMDRLSLVETKVLSMASSLQKLQEESRLNLNRLEEKLNSLVALLLGILSGCKLPCSESVLKTSILDLGKEYKTEVTTALLVEPSAKSEHTYPRDCAEIHKQGIQDNGIYTIQPIPLRQPFEAYCDMVADGGGWTMIQRRQDGTVDFNRTWQEYKKGFGSLQGEHWLGNEHLHSLTRLGQHVLRIELEDWHGVKRHAIYRKFKVASEANKYRLTAREYQGNAGNALSYSRNYNHDHKCFTTWDTDNDNYSMGNCGTYYGAGWWFDSCLAANPNGKYYHGRYSGVTNGIYWGTWYILIDKRTNQKYSFKKVEMKTRPVNF, encoded by the exons ATGAAACTTTCCTCCAGCCTGTGCAAGTGTTTTTGTTTGAGCTTCCTCCTTACAGCTCTACTGCAAGAGTCAGAAACTCTGAATTCAGACAACCCTGAATGTAGCCAAGGGGAAGGTGATCCTCCATGTTTGAGTTCTCTGGTGGCTATGCCTCCTCCTTTGCTGGAAAAAGGTTGTGATGGACTAGGAAGCTGCAGACTCCATGTCCTCATGCCAGAAGAGCCAGTCATACCTGAGGAAATTCAAGATGTCCCAACTGGAGAACAGCAGATGGAGTTCAAGCAGGTGATGAAACATGCTGGAGATCCCAATAAACAGGGCTCATCCAAGGCTAGAACTTTGATGGATCGCCTTAGCTTGGTGGAAACCAAAGTGCTATCCATGGCATCGAGCCTGCAGAAGTTGCAAGAGGAGAGCAGACTTAATCTGAATCGCCTAGAGGAGAAACTCAACTCCTTGGTGGCTCTGTTGCTGGGGATCCTGTCTGGCTGCAAACTGCCTTGCAGTGAATCAGTCTTGAAGACATCAATTTTAG ATTTAGGGAAAGAATACAAGACTGAAGTGACAACAGCACTTTTGG TGGAACCCTCAGCAAAATCTGAACACACATATCCCCGAGATTGTGCTGAGATCCACAAGCAGGGCATCCAAGACAATGGGATTTACACCATCCAGCCCATTCCTCTCCGACAACCTTTTGAG GCATACTGTGACATGGTGGCTGATGGTGGTGGCTGGACCATGATCCAGCGTCGGCAGGATGGCACTGTGGACTTCAACCGCACCTGGCAAGAGTACAAGAAAGGATTTGGCAGCTTACAAGGGGAACATTGGTTGGGAAATGAACACCTCCACAGTTTAACCCGCCTGGGACAGCATGTCCTGCGTATAGAACTGGAAGACTGGCATGGTGTCAAGCGACATGCCATTTACCGCAAATTCAAAGTAGCTAGTGAGGCCAACAAGTATCGCCTGACAGCTCGGGAATACCAAGGCAACGCAGGCAATGCTCTGAGCTATAGCCGCAACTACAACCATGATCACAAATGCTTCACAACCTGGGACACTGACAATGACAACTACTCCATGGGTAATTGTGGTACATATTATGGGGCTGGCTGGTGGTTTGACTCATGCCTGGCAGCCAACCCTAATGGGAAGTACTACCATGGACGTTACAGTGGGGTGACCAATGGCATCTACTGGGGAACATGGTATATCTTGATTGATAAAAGGACCAACCAGAAGTATTCCTTCAAAAAAGTGGAAATGAAAACTAGGCCTGTTAACTTTTAA
- the LOC100558990 gene encoding fibroleukin isoform X2 — MKLSSSLCKCFCLSFLLTALLQESETLNSDNPECSQGEGDPPCLSSLVAMPPPLLEKGCDGLGSCRLHVLMPEEPVIPEEIQDVPTGEQQMEFKQVMKHAGDPNKQGSSKARTLMDRLSLVETKVLSMASSLQKLQEESRLNLNRLEEKLNSLVALLLGILSGCKLPCSESVLKTSILVEPSAKSEHTYPRDCAEIHKQGIQDNGIYTIQPIPLRQPFEAYCDMVADGGGWTMIQRRQDGTVDFNRTWQEYKKGFGSLQGEHWLGNEHLHSLTRLGQHVLRIELEDWHGVKRHAIYRKFKVASEANKYRLTAREYQGNAGNALSYSRNYNHDHKCFTTWDTDNDNYSMGNCGTYYGAGWWFDSCLAANPNGKYYHGRYSGVTNGIYWGTWYILIDKRTNQKYSFKKVEMKTRPVNF, encoded by the exons ATGAAACTTTCCTCCAGCCTGTGCAAGTGTTTTTGTTTGAGCTTCCTCCTTACAGCTCTACTGCAAGAGTCAGAAACTCTGAATTCAGACAACCCTGAATGTAGCCAAGGGGAAGGTGATCCTCCATGTTTGAGTTCTCTGGTGGCTATGCCTCCTCCTTTGCTGGAAAAAGGTTGTGATGGACTAGGAAGCTGCAGACTCCATGTCCTCATGCCAGAAGAGCCAGTCATACCTGAGGAAATTCAAGATGTCCCAACTGGAGAACAGCAGATGGAGTTCAAGCAGGTGATGAAACATGCTGGAGATCCCAATAAACAGGGCTCATCCAAGGCTAGAACTTTGATGGATCGCCTTAGCTTGGTGGAAACCAAAGTGCTATCCATGGCATCGAGCCTGCAGAAGTTGCAAGAGGAGAGCAGACTTAATCTGAATCGCCTAGAGGAGAAACTCAACTCCTTGGTGGCTCTGTTGCTGGGGATCCTGTCTGGCTGCAAACTGCCTTGCAGTGAATCAGTCTTGAAGACATCAATTTTAG TGGAACCCTCAGCAAAATCTGAACACACATATCCCCGAGATTGTGCTGAGATCCACAAGCAGGGCATCCAAGACAATGGGATTTACACCATCCAGCCCATTCCTCTCCGACAACCTTTTGAG GCATACTGTGACATGGTGGCTGATGGTGGTGGCTGGACCATGATCCAGCGTCGGCAGGATGGCACTGTGGACTTCAACCGCACCTGGCAAGAGTACAAGAAAGGATTTGGCAGCTTACAAGGGGAACATTGGTTGGGAAATGAACACCTCCACAGTTTAACCCGCCTGGGACAGCATGTCCTGCGTATAGAACTGGAAGACTGGCATGGTGTCAAGCGACATGCCATTTACCGCAAATTCAAAGTAGCTAGTGAGGCCAACAAGTATCGCCTGACAGCTCGGGAATACCAAGGCAACGCAGGCAATGCTCTGAGCTATAGCCGCAACTACAACCATGATCACAAATGCTTCACAACCTGGGACACTGACAATGACAACTACTCCATGGGTAATTGTGGTACATATTATGGGGCTGGCTGGTGGTTTGACTCATGCCTGGCAGCCAACCCTAATGGGAAGTACTACCATGGACGTTACAGTGGGGTGACCAATGGCATCTACTGGGGAACATGGTATATCTTGATTGATAAAAGGACCAACCAGAAGTATTCCTTCAAAAAAGTGGAAATGAAAACTAGGCCTGTTAACTTTTAA